One genomic window of Solea solea chromosome 12, fSolSol10.1, whole genome shotgun sequence includes the following:
- the kcnj11l gene encoding potassium inwardly rectifying channel subfamily J member 11, like, translating into MLARKGLLPDGFLLTRLAEDQNQPNRSRTRSQRARFITKTGSCNVAHKNIREQGRFLQDVFTTMVDLKWQHSLLIFSSAFICSWMLFAMIWWLLAFAHGDLEPRDPNGEPGPEPCVTAIHSFTSAFLFSIEVQVTIGFGGRMVTEECPLAITVLIIQNILGLIINAVMLGCVFMKTAQANRRAETLIFSRNAVIAPRNGRPTFMFRLGDLRKSMIISATIQLQVIRRTVTSEGEVIPVCQLDIQVENPLRSNGIFLVSPLIISHTMERGSPLYGLSAQSLASEDLEIIVILEGVVETTGITMQARTSYIPEEILWGRRFVSILTEEDGRYCVDYSKFGNTVPVRMSSLSAKELDQTSGVQERRSDTQLQGWGLVRAGRGGFRRGGRACDGSAPHPWYAQSEEAEKVVEQKGQKKTVQLEVIGRQIEEDGLGDMSE; encoded by the exons ATGTTGGCCAGGAAGGGCCTCCTGCCGGACGGCTTCCTGCTGACTCGTCTCGCCGAGGACCAGAACCAGCCGAACCGCAGCCGCACCAGATCCCAGAGAGCCCGCTTCATCACCAAGACCGGATCCTGCAATGTGGCTCACAAGAACATCAGGGAGCAG GGCCGGTTCCTGCAGGACGTCTTCACCACCATGGTGGACCTGAAGTGGCAGCACTCCCTCCTCATCTTCAGCTCGGCCTTCATCTGCTCCTGGATGCTCTTCGCTATGATCTGGTGGCTCCTGGCTTTCGCCCATGGTGACCTGGAGCCCCGCGACCCCAACGGCGAGCCGGGCCCCGAACCCTGCGTCACCGCCATCCACTCCTTCACCTCCGCCTTCCTCTTCTCCATTGAAGTCCAG gtgacCATCGGGTTTGGTGGCAGGATGGTGACAGAGGAGTGTCCTCTGGCCATCACGGTGTTGATCATCCAGAACATTCTGGGGCTCATCATCAATGCGGTGATGCTCGGCTGCGTCTTTATGAAGACGGCTCAGGCCAACCGCAGAGCGGAGACGCTCATCTTCTCCAGAAACGCCGTCATCGCTCCTCGAAACGGGCGACCGACGTTCATGTTCCGACTTGGGGACCTGAGGAAAAGTATGATCATCTCTGCCACCATTCAACTGCAG GTGATCCGGCGGACGGTGACGTCAGAGGGTGAGGTGATCCCAGTTTGTCAGCTGGACATCCAGGTGGAGAACCCTCTGAGGAGCAACGGCATCTTCCTGGTTTCTCCTCTGATCATCAGCCACACCATGGAGAGAGGAAGTCCCCTGTACGGGCTCTCCGCCCAGTCACTGGCATCCGAGGACCTGGAGATCATCGTCATCCTGGAAG GTGTGGTGGAGACGACAGGGATCACCATGCAGGCTCGCACCTCATACATTCCCGAAGAGATCCTGTGGGGGAGGAGATTCGTCTCCATCCTAACGGAGGAGGACGGTCGCTACTGTGTCGACTACTCAAAGTTCGGGAACACAGTTCCCGTACGGATGTCGTCGCTCAGCGCCAAAGAGCTGGACCAGACCAGCGGCGTCCAGGAGAGGAGGTCCGACACCCAGCTGCAGGGGTGGGGTTTGGTCAGAGCCGGCAGGGGAGGTTTCCGCAGAGGAGGCCGGGCCTGTGATGGCTCCGCCCCTCACCCCTGGTACGCCCAATCAGAGGAAGCAGAGAAAGTGGTGGAGCAGAAAGGACAGAAGAAGACGGTGCAGCTGGAGGTGATTGGACGACAGATCGAAGAGGACGGACTGGGAGACATGAGCGAGTGA
- the LOC131469925 gene encoding uncharacterized protein LOC131469925, whose protein sequence is MVTMESVLNPLPQFPENSYKMTEDDVKRLIEFRASNEALFTGKRNSAKIAWSTILKGLGLEGKLTADQIAKKWDNLRTKYKDLKQPYQGQDTTGAVVESWPWFHIMDEAMQGRLYNSNLVLSPENAAHHGHHGHPGHRGHSHSSHNQENTDILEFLIKTEMEDSVAAEAVEDDGVVHTDAPPTEGVPMGWRRMSECSYKMTEAETERMIKLRAANEALFTGRKHSAKPAWRAILYELGLQGKLTTDQLAKKWDNLKRRYKELKFPTRGSETNPSSWPWFYRMNDAMEGRFAGAAPILTPIVEDEDEDCESLSPTPKKRARRSRGGMAEFLTESEMDLLVDHEDKNGSSTLGELQRMTEFTYKLTEDDTRRLIELRAANESLFTGRRNTAKPAWRGIVKEMGLTGKITPDQVAKKWDNLKTKFKDLKFPPRGMENQTNPASWPWFQLMNDALEGRLVGKAPKVTPIWTNEEDAVFGSSPPPDRDCLMAERSSVSELESMVGGESVENDGNVTYIDASGEECSTPTDLSYKMTDHDTRRMIKLRASNEALFTGKRNAAKMAWKAILKELGLQGKVSTYQMAKKWDNLKRRYKDLKYPPVGMESAADGASSWPWFHLMNEAMEGRLSNSAPLLTPGTLDDDQHPDPAPRHRPRPAVHPPPASSTDYVQEAFCDATEQNQRGPEVCDGPLGGLEREWEMVERERTALEREREMVERDRAAVERERAAVQAERLWLDRERAAVERDRAMVEQERVALGRDREVLDQRALMLNSVGHPGHLNALM, encoded by the exons ATGGTCACCATGGAGTCCGTCCTCAACCCGCTGCCCCAGTTTCCAGAAAACTCCTACAAAA TGACCGAGGACGATGTGAAGAGGTTAATTGAGTTCAGAGCGTCCAACGAAGCGTTGTTCACCGGGAAGAGGAACTCCGCCAAGATCGCATGGAG CACCATCCTGAAGGGCCTGGGTCTGGAGGGCAAGCTGACCGCTGACCAGATCGCCAAGAAGTGGGACAACCTGCGAACAAAATACAAG GACCTGAAGCAGCCCTACCAGGGCCAGGACACCACAGGGGCCGTCGTGGAGTCGTGGCCCTGGTTCCACATCATGGACGAAGCCATGCAGGGTCGACTCTACAACAGCAACCTGGTGCTGAGTCCGGAGAACGCCGCCCACCATGGCCACCATGGCCACCCTGGCCACCGCGGCCACAGCCACTCCAGCCACAACCAGGAGAACACCGACATCCTGGAGTTCCTCATCAAGACGGAGATGGAAGACTCGGTGGCGGCCGAGGCGGTGGAGGACGACGGGGTGGTTCACACGGACGCTCCTCCCACTGAGGGAGTCCCCATGGGCTGGAGGAGGATGAGCGAGTGCTCCTATAAAA TGACCGAAGCAGAGACGGAGCGCATGATCAAACTCCGAGCTGCCAACGAAGCGCTCTTCACTGGCAGGAAACATTCAGCCAAACCGGCCTGGAG AGCCATCCTGTATGAACTTGGTCTTCAGGGGAAGCTGACCACAGATCAGTTAGCCAAGAAGTGGGACAACCTGAAAAGGCGCTACAAG GAGCTGAAGTTCCCTACTCGAGGCTCAGAGACCAACCCCAGCTCCTGGCCCTGGTTCTACCGCATGAACGACGCCATGGAGGGACGGTTCGCCGGCGCCGCACCCATCCTCACGCCCATcgtggaggacgaggacgaagaCTGCGAGTCGCTGTCGCCGACGCCCAAGAAACGAGCCCGCCGCAGCAGAGGGGGCATGGCCGAGTTCCTGACGGAGTCAGAGATGGACCTGCTGGTCGACCACGAGGACAAAAACGGGTCCTCGACGCTGGGGGAGCTGCAGCGGATGACGGAGTTCACCTACAAAC TGACAGAAGACGACACCAGGCGACTGATCGAGTTACGAGCCGCTAACGAGTCTCTGTTCACCGGGAGGAGAAACACGGCGAAGCCGGCCTGGAG GGGGATCGTGAAGGAGATGGGTCTGACAGGGAAGATAACACCAGACCAGGTCGCTAAGAAGTGGGACAACCTGAAGACCAAGTTCAAG GACCTGAAGTTTCCTCCGCGGGGGATGGAGAACCAGACTAACCCGGCCTCGTGGCCCTGGTTCCAGCTGATGAATGACGCTCTGGAGGGACGTCTTGTGGGCAAAGCTCCCAAAGTGACTCCCATTTGGACCAATGAGGAGGATGCCGtctttggctcctcccctccccctgaCAGAGACTGTTTGATGGCAGAGAGGAGCAGCGTGTCGGAGCTGGAGAGCATGGTGGGCGGAGAGAGCGTGGAGAACGACGGGAACGTCACGTACATCGACGCCAGCGGAGAAGAGTGTTCCACACCCACTGACCTTTCTTACAAAA tgacagACCACGACACCAGGAGGATGATTAAACTACGAGCTTCTAACGAGGCCTTGTTCACTGGGAAGAGAAACGCTGCGAAAATGGCCTGGAA agCCATCCTGAAGGAGCTGGGGCTGCAGGGGAAAGTCTCCACCTACCAGATGGCAAAGAAATGGGACAATCTGAAGAGGAGATACAAG gATCTCAAGTATCCTCCTGTAGGAATGGAGAGTGCAGCAGACGGCGCCTCCTCCTGGCCGTGGTTTCACCTGATGAATGAAGCCATGGAAGGCCGGCTCAGCAACAGCGCCCCCCTCCTCACGCCGGGCACCCTGGACGACGATCAGCACCCAGACCCCGCCCCCAGACATAGGCCCCGCCCCGCTGTTCACCCTCCACCGGCCTCTTCCACGGACTACGTGCAGGAGGCGTTCTGTGACGCCACGGAGCAGAACCAGCGTGGCCCCGAGGTGTGCGACGGTCCGCTGGGAGGACTGGAGCGGGAGTGGGAGAtggtggagagggagaggacggcgctggagagagagagggagatggtgGAGAGAGACCGAgcggcagtggagagagagagggctgcGGTGCAGGCGGAGCGGCTGTGGTTGGACAGGGAGCGGGCGGCGGTAGAGCGGGACAGAGCCATGGTGGAGCAGGAGAGGGTGGCACTGGGCAGAGACAGGGAGGTGCTGGACCAGAGGGCGTTGATGCTGAACTCTGTGGGACACCCTGGACATCTGAACGCCCTCATGTAG
- the LOC131470120 gene encoding uncharacterized protein LOC131470120: MANTYRMTDEDIRLMIQLRASNAAVFTGRKNSALIGWRAISKELGLEGLVSAQQLKKKWGNMKEKYKLLKYPPAGMENVTKPTSWRWFHLMEQAECGHLAEDTRIIPTCHMEEDEELGATLLPLSSSNMEEDIAALGVIDTASLESEDGLMEITDVRTLNTVESPAEVVTDVGVQVCVKSPERKIKSTTLLPHTDAVKPPLLLLPPPSPSSSSRHMELESAELDRKLSELQKERQVLEREQAEFDRELIALERDRELLNRDMVTVQRERTAVDRDRAAVERDRALLERDRAFLDRDRAVLERDKVFLERAREDLERERTLLKREKEAAAVDRGQAETVTDKEVLLQTKFYESLRATDLDPDQLETRQRLVSLFQKLVEKL; the protein is encoded by the exons ATGGCGAACACCTACAGAA TGACAGACGAGGACATCCGGCTGATGATACAGCTTCGTGCCTCAAATGCTGCCGTCTTCACAGGAAGGAAGAACTCTGCCCTGATAGGCTGGAG ggccATCAGTAAAGAGCTGGGGCTCGAGGGTCTGGTGTCAGCGCAGCAGCTGAAGAAGAAATGGGGCAACATGAAAGAAAAGTACAAG CTGTTGAAGTATCCTCCGGCGGGCATGGAGAACGTGACCAAACCCACCTCGTGGCGCTGGTTCCACTTGATGGAACAGGCTGAGTGTGGTCACCTGGCTGAAGACACCAGAATCATACCCACCTGCCacatggaggaggacgaggagctgGGCGCCACCCTGCTGCCTCTCAGCTCGTCCAACATGGAGGAGGACATCGCTGCTCTGGGTGTCATTGACACAGCAAGTCTGGAGAGCGAGGACGGGCTCATGGAGATAACTGACGTCAGAACATTGAACACTGTGGAATCACCTGCCGAGGTCGTCACAGACGTCggagtgcaggtgtgtgtgaaaagtCCTGAGAGGAAAATCAAAAGCACGACATTACTGCCACACACTGACGCCGTCaagccgccgctgctgctgctgccaccgccgtcaccgtcctcctcctccagacaCATGGAGCTGGAGTCTGCAGAGCTGGACAGGAAGCTGTCTGAGCtgcagaaagagagacaggTTCTGGAGAGAGAGCAGGCCGAGTTTGACAGAGAGCTGATCGCGttagaaagagacagagagctcCTGAACAGAGACATGGTCACCGTCCAGCGAGAGAGGACAGCGGTGGACAGGGACCGAGCGGCTGTGGAGAGGGACCGGGCGTTGTTGGAGCGAGACCGGGCATttctggacagagacagagccgTTCTTGAGAGGGACAAAGTGTTTCTAGAAAGAGCCAGGGAAGAcctggagagggagaggacacTACtcaagagagagaaggaggcggCTGCTGTGGACAGAGGTCAGGCTGAAACGGTGACGGACAAAGAGGTCTTACTCCAGACCAAGTTCTATGAGAGCCTGAGGGCCACAGATCTGGATCCAGACCAGCTGGAGACCAGACAGAGACTGGTGTCTTTGTTCCAGAAGCTTGTGGAAAAACTGTGA
- the LOC131470246 gene encoding CD59 glycoprotein — MSRCLGLVLLLCCGTFHLASALRCYKCSDYTGRCQNVQECTYEDSCISLSERGGKTIRQCIRYTDCDNSRLTQMFPAISGFTYRCCSSNLCNSSSAVAIATPVLALLGSLLTVLWCWV, encoded by the exons ATGTCGCGCTGCCTCGGACTCGTCCTGCTCCTCTGCTGTGGGACATTTCACCTGG CGTCTGCACTTCGTTGCTACAAGTGTTCGGATTATACCGGGCGCTGTCAGAACGTCCAGGAGTGCACGTATGAGGACTCCTGTATATCTCTGAGTGAAAGAG GTGGGAAGACCATCCGTCAGTGCATCCGCTACACGGACTGCGATAACTCGCGTCTCACCCAGATGTTTCCCGCCATCTCCGGCTTCACGTAccgctgctgcagcagcaaccTGTGCAACTCCAGCAGCGCCGTCGCCATAGCGACGCCGGTCCTGGCACTGCTGGGCTCCCTGCTGACTGTTCTGTGGTGTTGGGTGTGA